A genomic window from Microcoleus sp. bin38.metabat.b11b12b14.051 includes:
- a CDS encoding ABC transporter permease — protein sequence MLVMISNIVAIYRKELQSYFASPLAYAIATVFWLITGFFLIAILLGDGGLIAQIGQRDQAGITEPPIDVAYEFLQMFLRLMGSLSLFVLPALSMGLYAEERKRGTLELLATSPLTNWAVATGKLLGVLTFYTTMLMPLLLCEAIALSASTPPVPPAVLLLGHGGLILLAAAVLSLGMFISSLTESTILSAILTFALVLFLWAIDVVALTIGGPFGSALGQLSLLTHYTNLVKGVFDSSSLVMFFSYIVLGVFLTAQSIDALRYQRS from the coding sequence ATGTTAGTCATGATTAGTAATATTGTCGCCATTTACCGCAAGGAACTGCAAAGCTATTTTGCATCGCCGTTAGCCTATGCCATCGCCACCGTCTTTTGGCTGATTACCGGATTTTTTTTAATAGCAATTCTGCTCGGCGACGGTGGGTTAATTGCCCAAATAGGTCAGCGAGACCAAGCCGGAATTACCGAGCCTCCCATTGATGTAGCCTACGAATTTCTGCAAATGTTTCTGCGGCTCATGGGTTCTCTTTCACTGTTCGTATTGCCGGCACTCTCAATGGGACTTTATGCAGAAGAACGCAAGCGGGGAACCTTAGAGCTTTTAGCCACATCCCCCTTAACAAACTGGGCAGTTGCTACCGGCAAACTCCTCGGCGTTTTAACATTTTATACCACAATGTTAATGCCCTTGCTATTGTGCGAGGCGATCGCCCTCAGCGCCTCAACCCCACCCGTACCCCCCGCCGTCCTCCTGCTAGGACACGGCGGCCTCATCCTCCTAGCAGCAGCAGTATTGTCCCTGGGAATGTTTATTTCCTCGCTCACAGAAAGCACAATTTTATCAGCCATCCTCACCTTTGCTCTAGTATTATTTCTGTGGGCGATCGATGTCGTCGCCCTCACTATCGGCGGCCCCTTCGGCTCGGCATTAGGACAGCTTTCGCTCTTAACACATTACACCAATCTTGTCAAGGGAGTCTTCGATAGCAGCAGCTTGGTTATGTTTTTCAGTTACATAGTTTTAGGAGTATTTCTCACGGCCCAATCCATCGACGCCTTGCGATATCAGCGTTCTTAA
- a CDS encoding ABC transporter ATP-binding protein, which translates to MFQTALNQGTTATDTALDVELRKVFKVFNGETAVRGVDLSIRQGEFFSILGPSGCGKTTTLRLIAGFETPSAGELMIRGQSMTNTPAYRRPVNTVFQSYALFGHMNVWDNIAFGLRIKKLGKSEVEERVREALQLVKMESFANRFPGQMSGGQQQRVALARALVNRPAVLLLDEPLGALDLKLRKQMQLELSNLHQELGLTFVMVTHDQEEAMSLSNRIAVMHEGRIEQIGSPEEIYECPQTAFVADFIGDTNLFSGTVESIDRSTITVRTSANLKIIVQQSDMWSGVNGDSVVVSVRPEKVYLNLYQPELSVNCFEGRLKNIMYMGTHVHYVVELASGDKITVRQPNTGGSFPDPNTPIYAYWGTTDCLALGDRA; encoded by the coding sequence ATGTTTCAGACAGCACTAAACCAAGGTACGACAGCAACGGATACAGCGCTTGACGTTGAACTCCGCAAGGTCTTTAAGGTATTTAACGGCGAAACCGCAGTCCGCGGAGTTGACCTCAGCATTCGTCAAGGAGAATTTTTTAGCATTCTCGGGCCCAGTGGCTGCGGTAAGACAACCACGCTGCGTTTAATCGCTGGTTTCGAGACTCCCTCGGCGGGCGAATTGATGATTCGTGGTCAGTCGATGACCAATACTCCAGCTTACCGCCGCCCGGTAAATACTGTGTTTCAAAGCTACGCTCTGTTCGGACACATGAATGTCTGGGACAATATCGCTTTTGGATTGCGGATTAAAAAGCTGGGAAAATCGGAAGTTGAAGAACGGGTACGGGAAGCTTTGCAATTGGTGAAAATGGAATCTTTCGCCAATCGGTTTCCGGGTCAAATGTCGGGCGGCCAGCAGCAGCGGGTGGCTTTGGCGAGAGCTCTGGTAAATCGACCGGCGGTTCTGTTGTTGGACGAACCTCTGGGTGCTCTGGATTTGAAGTTGCGGAAGCAGATGCAGTTGGAATTGTCGAATTTGCATCAAGAGTTGGGTTTGACTTTTGTGATGGTGACTCACGATCAAGAAGAGGCGATGAGTCTTTCTAACCGGATTGCGGTGATGCACGAGGGCAGGATCGAGCAAATTGGTTCGCCGGAAGAAATTTATGAGTGTCCGCAGACGGCTTTTGTGGCGGATTTTATTGGGGATACGAATTTGTTTTCTGGTACGGTGGAGTCGATCGACCGATCGACGATCACAGTTCGCACATCAGCCAATCTGAAAATAATCGTTCAGCAGTCGGATATGTGGAGTGGTGTCAACGGTGACTCTGTGGTCGTCAGCGTCCGGCCTGAAAAAGTATATTTGAATCTCTACCAGCCGGAATTGTCGGTGAACTGTTTTGAAGGGCGACTCAAAAATATCATGTACATGGGCACCCACGTTCATTACGTGGTTGAGTTGGCCTCGGGCGATAAAATTACGGTGCGCCAACCAAATACGGGCGGCTCTTTCCCAGATCCGAACACGCCGATTTATGCTTACTGGGGGACTACTGATTGTCTCGCTTTGGGCGATCGAGCATAA
- a CDS encoding ABC transporter permease, with amino-acid sequence MAVSTKAPPPIPPNSPSKPETVSPLSKWTGPLALLGPSGLFLILLLVIPTLVIFQLSLVPNIKPGDLVNPSGIGNYLRVFEPLNLQVMGRSLFFATGTTILCLLLGFPVAYWIALNVSPKWRNLTLLGFVLPLWTSSLLRSYAWITILRPTGVLNSLLGLLGIPPLELLNQSSAVLIGMAYSYLPYIVTILYASLEKLDRRLLEASQDLGANPVETFWKVTVPQTMPGIAAGSLLVFISCLGDFVDPELLGGASSMTAARLIYNQFLGATQNWGLGSALSMVLIFAVSIGIALLLKYGDRNAV; translated from the coding sequence ATGGCTGTTTCCACCAAAGCTCCCCCTCCGATTCCTCCCAATTCTCCCTCGAAGCCAGAAACTGTTTCCCCGCTGTCAAAGTGGACAGGGCCACTGGCATTGCTCGGCCCTTCTGGCTTGTTCCTGATTTTATTATTAGTAATACCAACTTTGGTGATTTTTCAGCTTAGTTTGGTACCAAATATTAAGCCGGGAGATTTGGTGAATCCTTCGGGAATCGGCAACTACCTGCGAGTGTTTGAGCCGCTGAATTTGCAGGTGATGGGTCGATCGCTCTTTTTTGCCACGGGAACGACTATTCTGTGTTTACTGTTGGGATTTCCCGTCGCTTACTGGATAGCGCTGAATGTCTCGCCCAAGTGGCGGAATTTAACGTTGTTGGGCTTTGTGTTGCCGCTGTGGACTTCTTCGCTGTTGCGATCGTATGCTTGGATTACAATTCTCCGTCCTACGGGCGTTCTCAACTCGCTCCTGGGGCTTTTGGGCATCCCTCCTCTAGAATTGTTAAATCAAAGTTCCGCCGTTCTCATCGGCATGGCTTACAGCTATTTGCCCTATATCGTAACCATTCTCTACGCTTCCTTGGAAAAGCTCGATCGCAGATTGCTAGAAGCGTCTCAGGATTTGGGCGCGAATCCGGTAGAAACTTTCTGGAAAGTCACAGTACCGCAGACAATGCCGGGGATTGCGGCAGGTTCTTTGCTAGTATTTATTAGCTGTTTGGGCGATTTTGTCGATCCCGAATTGCTCGGTGGAGCTTCCAGCATGACGGCGGCTCGTTTAATTTACAATCAGTTTTTGGGGGCAACTCAAAATTGGGGGCTGGGATCGGCTCTGAGTATGGTATTAATTTTTGCAGTGAGTATCGGAATTGCACTTTTACTCAAATATGGCGATCGAAATGCAGTTTAA
- a CDS encoding fatty acid desaturase, whose amino-acid sequence MTIATQEKLQYNWKHVISLAGLHIGALFALLPSNFNWTAVGLTVFMHWITGGLGITLGWHRMLTHRSFQTPKFVEYFLAFCGALACQGGIIDWVGLHRLHHTHSDQNAIDPHNAQNGFWWSHLGWMLYKGPAHAEIARCTKDIASDPFYRFLQNYFLPMQIVFGVLLYFVAGWSFVVWVIFARLILVYHCTWFVNSATHKFGYRTYETEDSSTNCWWVAVLTYGEGWHNNHHAYQYSARHGMKWWEFDFTWVTIQVLQALGLASKVKLPPSRAEI is encoded by the coding sequence ATGACAATCGCAACGCAAGAAAAACTCCAATACAATTGGAAACACGTTATTAGTTTAGCAGGACTGCACATCGGAGCTTTGTTCGCATTGCTACCGAGTAACTTTAACTGGACAGCAGTTGGTTTAACAGTATTCATGCACTGGATTACCGGCGGCTTGGGAATAACTCTGGGATGGCATCGAATGCTCACCCACCGCAGTTTTCAGACACCAAAATTCGTAGAATACTTTCTAGCATTTTGCGGAGCCCTTGCCTGCCAAGGAGGAATAATTGATTGGGTTGGGTTGCACCGCTTACACCACACCCACTCTGACCAAAATGCGATCGACCCTCACAACGCCCAAAACGGTTTTTGGTGGAGTCACCTCGGCTGGATGCTGTATAAAGGCCCCGCCCATGCTGAAATTGCCCGCTGCACCAAAGACATTGCTAGCGATCCATTTTACCGATTTTTGCAAAACTACTTTCTCCCGATGCAAATCGTCTTTGGCGTGTTGCTTTACTTCGTAGCAGGCTGGTCATTTGTAGTGTGGGTAATTTTTGCCCGCTTAATTTTGGTATATCACTGTACCTGGTTCGTGAACAGCGCCACTCACAAATTTGGCTACCGCACTTACGAAACCGAAGATAGTTCTACTAACTGTTGGTGGGTTGCAGTTTTGACCTACGGCGAAGGCTGGCACAACAACCACCACGCTTATCAATACTCTGCCCGTCACGGCATGAAATGGTGGGAATTTGACTTCACTTGGGTGACAATTCAAGTTTTGCAAGCACTAGGTTTGGCTAGTAAGGTGAAATTACCGCCTTCCCGAGCAGAAATTTAG
- a CDS encoding Gldg family protein, protein MKISKTNWKYIFWLGPVLTAAGITAAQVSGAWEPLTVGLVIAGIVTIALWLLSLTYEQGFWGRRSTQASTNALIATIAVLVILGVINFIAFRYPVRIDLTESQQFSLAPQTQQILRNLQQTVKVWVFDPIQNPQTKELLQTYKREGGEKFQYEFVDPQSQPGKAREFSITTIGEVYLQSGDKKQVLQKGGTAFGSDPNQGLSEIKLTNGLEEILSTRNPTVYFLQGKGARPLKEGQGGIQQAEKALKDKYYNAQTLNFTERKEVPEDADALIIPGLEKPFTDTEIKALKAYLDRGGSLFLMVDPAINTGLDKFLQEWGVKLDSRLAIDASGAGQRFGLGPTVPTVRRYGEHPISQSFGNGISFYPFARALETSPIVGIEEKPLLWTSQESWAESDLTTKKLEFDPKTDRQGPLLLGVALVRSASDSTPLNPSPLPSPTTSPSPTTSPSPTTSPSPTTSPSPTPVTPSPTTSPSPTTSPSPTTSPKPSPLPTTSPTTSPSPTTSPSPTTSPTTSPSPKPSPSPTTSPKPTTSPTTSPSPTTSPSPTTSPITSPSPTTSPVASPISYSVIVSQEATPPVSPESSPTPTPTTSPTASPESSPTPTPTPTSTASPESSPTPTPTPTSTASPSPTTTPSVPSTPRKTSRMVVIGTSQFVTNGWFDQQLNSDVFLNSVSWLSKPDQQSFSISPKKATNRRINMTVNQGLLLVLGWIIWPLLGVGIGGALWWKRR, encoded by the coding sequence ATGAAAATTAGCAAAACAAATTGGAAGTATATTTTTTGGCTGGGCCCGGTGCTAACAGCAGCGGGGATAACAGCAGCGCAGGTATCTGGAGCATGGGAACCCCTGACAGTGGGTCTAGTTATTGCCGGAATAGTGACGATCGCACTTTGGCTGCTATCTTTGACTTACGAACAAGGCTTTTGGGGGCGGCGTTCCACCCAAGCGAGTACCAACGCCCTGATTGCTACCATCGCCGTCTTAGTCATACTCGGGGTAATTAACTTCATAGCCTTTCGCTATCCCGTCCGCATCGACTTAACCGAAAGCCAACAATTTAGCCTCGCCCCCCAGACTCAACAAATACTGCGGAACCTGCAACAAACAGTCAAAGTTTGGGTGTTTGACCCCATCCAAAATCCCCAAACTAAAGAATTGCTGCAAACTTACAAACGCGAGGGAGGGGAAAAATTTCAATACGAGTTTGTAGACCCGCAATCCCAACCGGGAAAAGCCCGGGAATTTAGCATTACCACCATCGGAGAAGTCTACCTGCAATCCGGTGACAAAAAACAAGTCCTGCAAAAAGGCGGCACTGCTTTTGGTAGCGACCCGAATCAAGGTCTTTCAGAGATCAAACTTACCAATGGCTTAGAAGAAATTCTCAGCACTCGCAATCCTACAGTTTACTTTTTGCAAGGGAAAGGTGCGCGCCCGCTAAAAGAAGGTCAAGGCGGCATCCAGCAAGCTGAAAAAGCTCTGAAAGATAAATACTACAACGCCCAAACGCTGAATTTCACCGAACGGAAAGAAGTTCCGGAAGATGCAGATGCTTTAATCATCCCTGGCCTAGAAAAACCGTTTACCGATACAGAAATTAAAGCACTAAAAGCTTATCTCGATCGCGGCGGCAGTTTATTCTTAATGGTAGACCCGGCAATAAATACCGGATTGGACAAATTTCTGCAAGAATGGGGCGTCAAATTAGACAGCCGTTTGGCTATCGATGCTTCCGGTGCGGGTCAAAGATTCGGCCTGGGCCCGACGGTTCCCACAGTCAGGCGTTACGGCGAACATCCGATTAGTCAAAGTTTCGGTAACGGCATTTCTTTCTACCCGTTTGCGCGTGCTTTGGAAACCTCGCCAATAGTCGGGATAGAGGAAAAACCGCTGCTGTGGACGAGTCAGGAAAGTTGGGCGGAAAGCGATTTGACGACGAAGAAATTGGAGTTCGATCCGAAGACCGATCGACAAGGCCCGTTATTATTAGGTGTGGCTCTGGTGCGATCGGCTTCTGACAGCACTCCCTTAAACCCCTCACCCTTACCATCACCAACAACTTCGCCATCACCAACAACTTCGCCATCACCGACAACTTCTCCATCACCGACAACTTCGCCATCACCAACACCAGTCACGCCATCACCGACAACTTCGCCATCGCCGACAACTTCGCCATCGCCGACAACTTCGCCGAAACCTTCGCCATTACCAACAACCTCGCCGACAACTTCGCCATCGCCGACAACTTCGCCATCACCAACAACTTCGCCGACAACTTCGCCATCGCCGAAACCTTCGCCATCACCAACAACCTCGCCGAAACCAACAACCTCGCCGACAACTTCGCCATCGCCGACAACTTCGCCATCACCAACAACCTCGCCAATAACTTCGCCATCACCAACAACCTCGCCCGTAGCTTCCCCAATTAGCTATTCGGTAATTGTCTCCCAAGAAGCGACGCCTCCTGTATCTCCCGAAAGTTCTCCAACACCAACACCAACAACATCTCCCACAGCATCTCCCGAAAGCTCGCCCACACCAACACCAACCCCAACATCCACAGCATCTCCCGAAAGTTCCCCAACACCAACGCCAACCCCAACATCCACAGCATCTCCCAGTCCAACCACAACTCCTTCTGTTCCTTCAACTCCTAGAAAAACATCGCGCATGGTAGTAATTGGTACATCTCAATTTGTGACTAACGGTTGGTTTGACCAACAACTCAATAGCGATGTGTTTCTCAACTCGGTCAGTTGGTTGAGCAAACCAGACCAACAAAGCTTTTCTATCAGCCCGAAAAAAGCTACTAACCGCCGTATTAACATGACTGTTAACCAAGGATTGTTACTGGTTTTAGGTTGGATAATTTGGCCTTTACTCGGAGTGGGAATTGGCGGTGCTCTTTGGTGGAAGAGACGATAG
- a CDS encoding spermidine/putrescine ABC transporter substrate-binding protein, whose protein sequence is MPPTNLPISRIFPANSTRRQFLKNSAATISGLALSSCGWRLADVQSAPPVKGAADQLFIYTWAGYTDKALLDRFAEKTGIRVVADVFSSNEEMLARVQAGGGRAYSIIYPSDYMVVQMTELGLLTPLDHSILGGLDRLKKQFQNPVYDPGNRYSVALAWGTTGLIYNSEQLKESPEDWSYLWEHKKELARRMTLASDVREVMGAALRMLGYSLNSTNPEQVKKAYEKLVELKPSIASFTTDAWRPQMLTGDLKLAMCYSSDANEVIPDNDKLRYVVPSSGSSLWTDTLVIPKGAPNPEAAYKWINFMLQPDVAASLVERLSFSTPSEDAFSLLSPEVRENPILFPSEAILKNCEGVAPVGKFIDVYDRYWTKLTSG, encoded by the coding sequence GTGCCTCCGACAAATCTACCAATTTCCAGGATTTTCCCGGCTAATTCTACACGCCGTCAGTTCCTTAAAAATTCGGCGGCGACAATTTCGGGGTTAGCTCTTTCCAGTTGCGGCTGGCGGCTTGCAGATGTGCAATCTGCTCCTCCTGTCAAAGGTGCTGCTGACCAACTTTTTATCTATACTTGGGCTGGCTATACTGATAAAGCTTTGCTCGATCGCTTTGCTGAAAAAACGGGCATTCGCGTAGTCGCTGACGTATTTAGCTCTAATGAAGAGATGCTGGCGAGAGTTCAAGCCGGCGGCGGCCGCGCCTACAGCATCATTTACCCGTCTGACTACATGGTGGTTCAGATGACGGAACTGGGGCTGTTGACTCCATTAGACCACTCGATTTTAGGCGGACTCGATCGGCTAAAAAAGCAGTTCCAAAACCCTGTCTATGACCCAGGAAACCGCTACAGCGTAGCTTTGGCTTGGGGAACCACAGGCCTAATTTACAACAGCGAACAACTCAAAGAATCTCCTGAAGATTGGAGCTATTTGTGGGAACACAAAAAAGAGTTAGCAAGGCGAATGACGCTGGCCAGTGATGTTCGAGAAGTCATGGGCGCTGCATTGCGGATGCTGGGCTATTCTCTGAATTCTACGAACCCAGAGCAAGTCAAAAAAGCTTACGAAAAGTTGGTAGAGTTAAAACCGTCGATCGCATCTTTTACGACAGACGCTTGGCGGCCGCAAATGCTGACGGGTGATTTGAAACTAGCCATGTGCTACTCTTCTGATGCCAACGAAGTAATTCCAGATAATGACAAATTGCGCTACGTTGTGCCAAGCAGCGGTTCTTCCCTATGGACTGACACTTTAGTAATTCCTAAAGGTGCTCCGAATCCCGAAGCAGCTTATAAATGGATTAACTTTATGTTGCAACCAGATGTTGCTGCTTCTTTAGTAGAGCGGTTGAGTTTTTCAACTCCTTCGGAAGATGCTTTTAGTTTATTGTCGCCGGAAGTTAGAGAAAATCCAATTCTTTTCCCCTCGGAAGCTATTTTGAAAAATTGCGAAGGTGTGGCTCCGGTAGGGAAATTCATCGACGTGTACGATCGCTATTGGACGAAGTTAACCAGTGGCTGA
- a CDS encoding DUF4340 domain-containing protein — translation MMKLQKNTFILIGVALSMIGLVSLYEMQVSPKQEAAKDEKHKIFTFKSDRVQFFTVKTPEIILTFERVYAIKGGKSSWEMKLPVQAHANQASVDFLLDRLATGKSDRTINITAAKLPEFGLDQPQATVTVKLDNQETHRLVLGKTDITGRFLYARANPPEAPPQNSAETLPVLLVPFDFKNAVQRPLSEWKKAEAPKPEKPPTPSPTPSPENE, via the coding sequence ATGATGAAATTGCAGAAAAATACATTCATATTGATAGGCGTCGCCCTGAGCATGATTGGGTTAGTTTCTTTGTACGAGATGCAAGTGTCCCCGAAACAGGAAGCGGCTAAGGATGAAAAACATAAAATTTTTACTTTTAAGTCCGATCGCGTACAATTCTTTACAGTGAAAACTCCCGAAATAATCTTGACTTTTGAGCGAGTTTATGCCATAAAAGGAGGTAAGTCTAGCTGGGAAATGAAATTACCGGTGCAAGCACACGCAAATCAGGCATCGGTGGATTTTTTGCTAGATAGGCTGGCAACAGGAAAGAGCGATCGCACGATTAATATTACCGCGGCTAAACTCCCAGAATTTGGTCTAGACCAACCGCAAGCCACAGTCACAGTCAAGCTGGACAACCAGGAAACTCATCGTTTAGTTTTAGGCAAAACAGACATTACCGGTCGCTTCTTGTACGCTAGAGCCAATCCGCCGGAAGCGCCACCTCAAAATTCAGCGGAAACTTTGCCGGTGCTGCTAGTGCCTTTTGACTTTAAAAATGCCGTCCAGCGGCCTTTGTCTGAGTGGAAAAAAGCAGAAGCGCCCAAACCAGAAAAACCGCCAACACCTTCTCCCACGCCAAGTCCTGAGAATGAATAG
- a CDS encoding ABC transporter permease, producing the protein MENTADNPQEEIQPDMYLKPKFKISWQAIFTVSMFFYMYLPIFVLTFYSFNKSRFSAGWEGFTLDWYVKLFSDTRILIALRNSLTVAVCAVAISAVLGTLMAVGLARYRFPGKSLYQGVSYLPIIIPDIASAVATLVFLAALAIPLSLWTIVAAHVVFCLAYIALAVSTRLADLNPYLEEAALDLGATPVEAFIQVLLPQLIPGIVSGCLLSFVLSMDDFLIASFTAGSGTTTLPMEIFSRIRTGVKPDINALSVLLIVGSGGLAFLAEYLRGKGDQKRSH; encoded by the coding sequence ATGGAAAATACCGCCGACAATCCACAGGAGGAAATACAACCCGATATGTACTTAAAACCTAAATTTAAGATTTCTTGGCAGGCAATATTTACTGTTTCGATGTTTTTTTATATGTACCTGCCCATTTTTGTACTCACCTTTTACAGCTTTAACAAATCGCGTTTTAGCGCTGGCTGGGAAGGATTTACTTTAGATTGGTACGTTAAATTATTTAGCGATACACGGATTTTAATAGCCCTGAGAAACAGTTTAACAGTTGCTGTTTGTGCAGTTGCAATCTCGGCGGTACTCGGCACTTTGATGGCCGTTGGTTTAGCTCGCTACCGCTTTCCCGGCAAAAGTTTATATCAGGGAGTTTCTTACTTACCGATTATTATTCCAGATATTGCCAGCGCGGTGGCGACTCTGGTATTTTTAGCAGCACTGGCTATTCCTCTGAGTTTGTGGACAATTGTGGCCGCCCACGTTGTGTTTTGTCTGGCTTACATCGCCTTGGCTGTTTCTACTAGATTGGCAGATTTAAACCCGTATTTAGAAGAAGCTGCCTTGGATTTGGGTGCAACGCCTGTTGAAGCTTTTATTCAGGTTTTGCTACCTCAATTAATACCTGGAATTGTTTCGGGTTGTTTGCTATCTTTTGTCCTCAGCATGGATGATTTTTTGATTGCGAGTTTTACCGCAGGTAGCGGGACGACAACTCTGCCGATGGAAATTTTTAGCCGGATTCGGACTGGTGTAAAACCGGATATTAATGCTCTCAGCGTGTTGTTGATAGTCGGTTCGGGTGGATTGGCGTTTTTAGCAGAATATTTGCGCGGCAAGGGCGACCAAAAACGATCGCATTAG
- a CDS encoding Rpn family recombination-promoting nuclease/putative transposase: protein MRFINPKNDLAFKKIFCCSDSKDILINFLNAILYEAQPVIQDLEIIDSQPTNQTLGVPETRLDVKATINGDRIALIEIQLLNVPSFEKRVLYNAAKTYSLQLTREERYERLKTVISLKIADFEMFENQRECTTRFVFKEKDPKIDCPDTEIELVFVELPKFQKDLAALETTADRWIYFLKNTSNIDTIPETLRVFPEIEKAFQMASQENFTQQQLNELQNQEDWMQDQQIAIDLAREQETKTAHLSLILRQIVRRLGTIEPETENCIRQLGLQKLEDLEEAILDFNEQSDLTAWLESQAI, encoded by the coding sequence ATGAGATTTATAAATCCTAAAAACGACTTGGCTTTCAAAAAAATCTTCTGTTGTAGCGACAGCAAAGACATCCTGATTAATTTTTTAAACGCCATTCTTTATGAAGCACAGCCAGTCATTCAAGACTTAGAAATAATCGACTCGCAACCGACAAATCAAACTTTGGGAGTCCCAGAAACACGCCTAGATGTCAAAGCCACAATCAACGGCGACAGAATCGCTCTCATTGAAATCCAACTGCTCAACGTGCCTTCTTTCGAGAAAAGAGTTTTGTACAACGCTGCCAAAACCTACAGCCTTCAGTTAACTAGGGAAGAACGCTATGAGAGATTAAAAACAGTAATCTCCTTGAAGATTGCCGATTTTGAAATGTTTGAAAATCAGCGGGAATGCACAACTAGGTTTGTTTTCAAAGAAAAAGATCCAAAAATTGATTGTCCCGATACAGAAATAGAGTTAGTTTTTGTCGAACTCCCTAAATTTCAAAAAGACTTAGCAGCATTAGAAACAACCGCAGACCGATGGATTTACTTCCTCAAAAATACCAGCAATATCGACACAATACCAGAAACACTGAGGGTATTTCCAGAAATTGAAAAAGCTTTTCAAATGGCTAGCCAGGAAAATTTTACTCAGCAACAATTAAACGAATTGCAAAATCAAGAAGACTGGATGCAAGACCAGCAGATTGCCATAGATTTAGCAAGAGAACAGGAAACAAAAACTGCTCACCTGTCGTTAATATTGCGTCAAATAGTGCGACGTTTAGGCACAATAGAACCGGAAACTGAAAACTGCATCCGTCAATTAGGGTTACAGAAATTAGAAGACCTGGAAGAGGCCATCCTGGATTTTAACGAGCAGTCAGATTTAACAGCATGGTTGGAGTCTCAGGCAATATAA